A window from Vulpes vulpes isolate BD-2025 chromosome 9, VulVul3, whole genome shotgun sequence encodes these proteins:
- the IP6K2 gene encoding inositol hexakisphosphate kinase 2: protein MSPAFRAMDVEPRTKGVLLEPFVHQVGGHSCVLRFNETTLCKPLVPREHQFYETLPAEMRKFTPQYKGVVSVRFEEDEDRNLCLIAYPLKGDHGTVDSVDNSDCEPKSKLLRWTNKKHHVLETEKSPKDWVRQHRKEEKMKSHKLEEEFEWLKKSEVLYYSVEKKGNISSQLKHSNPWSMKCHQQQLQRMKENAKHRNQYKFILLENLTSRYEVPCVLDLKMGTRQHGDDASEEKAANQIRKCQQSTSAVIGVRVCGMQVYQAGSGQLMFMNKYHGRKLSVQGFKEALFQFFHNGRYLRRELLGPVLKKLAELKAVLERQESYRFYSSSLLVIYDGKEWPEVALDSDAEDLEDLSEESADESAGAYAYKPIGTSSVDVRMIDFAHTTCRLYGEDSVVHEGQDAGYIFGLQSLIDIVTEISEESGE, encoded by the exons ATGAGCCCAGCCTTCAGGGCCATGGACGTGGAGCCCCGCACTAAGGGCGTCCTGCTGGAGCCCTTTGTCCATCAGGTTGGGGGGCACTCATGCGTGCTCCGCTTCAACGAGACGACTCTATGCAAGCCCCTGGTTCCGAGAGAGCACCAGTTCTACGAGACTCTCCCAGCCGAGATGCGCAAATTCACTCCCCAATACAAAG gtGTGGTGTCTGTACGCTTTGAAGAAGATGAAGACAGGAACTTATGTTTAATAGCATATCCATTAAAAGGGGACCATGGAACTGTGGATAGTGTAGACAATTCAGACTGTGAACCAAAAAGTAAGCTCCTGAGGtggacaaacaaaaaacatcatgTCCTAGAAACGGAAAAGAGCCCCAAGGACTGGGTGAGGCAGCACCggaaagaggaaaagatgaaGAG CCACAAATTAGAAGAAGAGTTCGAGTGgttaaaaaaatctgaagtctTGTACTACAGTGTAGAGAAAAAGGGGAATATCAGTTCCCAGCTTAAACACTCTAACCCATGGAGCATGAAATGTCACCAGCAGCAGTTACAGAGAATGAAGGAGAATGCAAAACATCGGAACCAGTACA AATTCATCTTACTGGAAAACCTGACTTCCCGCTATGAGGTGCCTTGTGTCCTGGACCTCAAGATGGGTACCCGCCAGCATGGTGATGACGCTTCAGAGGAAAAGGCAGCCAACCAGATCCGCAAGTGCCAGCAGAGCACATCTGCAGTCATTGGTGTCCGTGTGTGTGGCATGCAG GTGTACCAAGCAGGCAGCGGGCAGCTAATGTTTATGAACAAGTACCATGGACGGAAGCTATCTGTGCAGGGCTTCAAGGAGGCacttttccagtttttccacaacGGTCGGTATCTGCGACGTGAGCTCCTAGGCCCTGTGCTGAAGAAGCTGGCTGAGCTCAAAGCCGTTTTGGAGCGACAGGAGTCCTACCGCTTCTACTCAAGCTCCCTTCTGGTCATCTATGATGGCAAGGAATGGCCTGAGGTGGCCCTGGACTCAGATGCTGAGGACTTGGAGGACCTGTCAGAGGAGTCAGCTGACGAATCTGCTGGTGCCTATGCCTACAAGCCCATCGGCACCAGCTCAGTGGACGTGCGCATGATCGACTTTGCACATACCACCTGCAGGCTGTATGGCGAGGACAGCGTGGTACACGAGGGCCAGGATGCTGGCTATATCTTTGGGCTCCAGAGCCTGATAGACATTGTCACAGAGATCAGTGAGGAAAGTGGGGAGTGA
- the NCKIPSD gene encoding NCK-interacting protein with SH3 domain — protein sequence MYRALYAFRSAEPNALAFAAGETFLVLERSSAHWWLAARARSGETGYVPPAYLRRLQGLEQDVLQAIDRAIEAVHNAAMRDGGKYSLEQRGVLQKLIHHRKETLSRRGPSASSPAAMTPSTSDHHLDAAAARQPNGMCRAGFERQHSLPSSEYLGADGGLYQIPPQPRRAAPATPPPPVKRRDREALMALGSGGRNTTPSGGSSVSSGSSVSSTSLDTLCTGSSSSELGPSCSPTPPPVPRRGTHTTVSHAQPPPSKVPAPEPPAEEVAVDTTSAPDELEALGALSLGTTDEKVVAEPAVPRTIGAELMELVRRNTGLSHELCRVAIGVVVGHIQASVPASSPVMEQVLLSLVEGKDLSTALPSGQVCHDQQRLEVIFADLARRKDDAQQRSWALYEDEGVIRCYLEELLHILTDADPEVCKKMCKRNEFESVLALVAYYQMEHRVSLRLLLLKCFGAMCSLDAAIISTLVSSVLPVELARDMQTDTQDHQKLCYSALILAMVFSMGEAVPYAHYEHLGTPFAQFLLSIVEDGLPLDTTEQLPDLCMNLLLALNLHLPAPDQNVIMTALSKHSNVKIFSEKLLLLLNRGDDPVRIFKHEPQPPHSILKFLQDVFASPATAAIFYHTDMMALIDITVRHIADLSPGDKLRVEYLSLMHAVIRSTPYLQHRHRLPDLQATLRRILTEEEASPQGQMDRMIVREMCKEFPVLGEDPS from the exons atGTATCGTGCGCTCTACGCGTTCCGCTCGGCGGAGCCCAACGCGCTGGCGTTCGCGGCGGGCGAGACCTTCCTGGTGCTGGAGCGCAGCAGCGCGCACTGGTGGCTGGCGGCGCGGGCGCGCAGTGGCGAGACGGGCTACGTGCCTCCCGCCTACCTGCGCCGCCTGCAG ggcctggagcaggATGTCCTCCAAGCCATTGACCGGGCCATTGAGGCTGTGCACAATGCAGCCATGCGGGATGGTGGCAAGTACAGCCTGGAGCAGCGTGGAGTCCTcca GAAGCTGATCCACCACCGGAAAGAGACCCTGTCTCGCAGAGGCCCCTCAGCCTCCAGTCCTGCAGCTATGACCCCATCCACCAGTGATCACCATTTGGACGCTGCTGCCGCCAGACAACCCAATGGGATGTGTCGAGCTGGGTTCGAGCGGCAGCACAGCCTGCCCAGTTCGGAGTATCTTGGAGCCGATGGAGGCCTCTACCAG ATCCCGCCACAGCCTCGCCGAGCAGCTCCCGCCACGCCGCCCCCGCCCGTGAAGCGCCGAGACCGGGAGGCCCTGATGGCCCTGGGAAGTG GCGGCCGCAACACCACACCCTCCGGGGGCAGTTCTGTGTCCAGCGGCTCCTCAGTCAGCAGCACCTCCCTTGACACGCTCTGTACCGGCTCTAGCTCGTCTGAGCTGGGCCCCAGCTGCTCACCCACGCCCCCACCCGTGCCCCGCCGAGGCACCCATACCACTGTGTCCCATGCTCAGCCCCCTCCCTCCAAGGTGCCGGCCCCTGAGCCCCCTGCAGAGGAGGTAGCAGTCGATACCACCTCAGCCCCTGATGAGCTGGAGGCCCTGGGTGCTCTGAGCCTGGGGACCACAGACGAGAAGGTGGTGGCTGAGCCTGCCGTGCCCAGGACCATCGGGGCAGAGCTGATGGAGCTTGTGCGGAGAAACACCGGCCTGAGCCACGAGCTATGCCGTGTGGCCATTGGCGTCGTGGTGGGTCACATCCAGGCCTCTGTGCCGGCCAGCTCGCCTGTCATGGAGCAGGTCCTCCTCTCGCTGGTAGAGGGCAAG gACCTGAGCACCGCCCTGCCCTCTGGGCAGGTCTGCCATGACCAGCAGCGGCTGGAGGTGATCTTTGCAGACCTGGCTCGGCGGAAGGATGATGCCCAGCAGCGCAGCTGGGCCCTGTACGAGGACGAGGGTGTCATCCGCTGCTACTTGGAGGAGCTGCTGCACATTCTG ACTGATGCAGACCCTGAAGTTTGCAAGAAAATGTGCAAGAGAAATGAGTTCGAGTCTGTCCTGGCTTTGGTGGCCTACTACCAAATG GAGCACCGGGTGTCACTGCGGCTGCTGCTCCTCAAATGCTTTGGTGCCATGTGCAGCCTGGATGCAGCCATCATCTCCACACTCGTGTCATCTGTGCTGCCTGTGGAGCTGGCACGAGACatgcagacagacacacagg ATCACCAGAAACTCTGTTACTCTGCCCTCATCCTGGCCATGGTCTTCTCCATGGGAGAGGCAGTGCCCTACGCACACTATG AGCACCTGGGCACTCCTTTCGCCCAGTTCCTGCTGAGCATCGTCGAGGACGGGCTGCCCCTGGACACCACAGAGCAGCTGCCGGATCTCTGCATGAACCTGCTTCTGGCTCTCAACTTGCACCTgccag CGCCTGACCAGAACGTCATCATGACCGCTCTTAGCAAACACTCCAACGTCAAGATCTTCTCTGAGAAGCTGCTGTTGCTCCTGAACAGAGGAG ACGACCCTGTGCGCATCTTCAAACATGAGCCGCAGCCGCCACACTCCATCCTCAAGTTCCTGCAGGATGTATTCGCCAGCCCCGCCACAGCTGCCATCTTCTACCACACGGACATGATGGCGCTCATTGACATCACTGTGCGCCACATCGCAGACCTGTCACCTGGAGACAAG CTGCGCGTGGAGTACCTCTCCCTGATGCATGCTGTGATCCGTTCCACGCCCTACCTGCAGCACCGCCATCGGCTCCCCGATCTGCAGGCCACGCTGAGGCGCATCCTGACCGAAGAGGAAGCCTCACCTCAGGGCCAGATGGACCGCATGATTGTCCGAGAGATGTGCAAGGAATTCCCCGTGCTGGGCGAAGACCCCAGCTAG